A stretch of the Filimonas lacunae genome encodes the following:
- a CDS encoding magnesium transporter CorA family protein, producing MIQKLAEKNGLPFEWININGADESEIMRVAKEYGLHEASIKDSLENDHLPKYERLQEYTFVILRVYDPQDSKVADTVKELTNKIAIFMADSHIITIHKNPWKEIENISNGVVKEGVCKKTEHVLIELIKAGLKSFNQPAGELTDEIEFYEKQVFLKNRKAPILKGLYYLKRKADVFRRLMTMSFDMVDKIDPPNHSNVYTRDLRDLHIKQQAIFDSLTENTNHLLNIYFNISSQKTNETIRILTIFSVFFMPLTFIVGIYGMNFKHMPELDWAWGYPGSLVLMGVITLCIYIWFRRRKWL from the coding sequence ATGATACAAAAACTGGCCGAAAAAAACGGTTTGCCCTTTGAATGGATTAATATTAACGGGGCGGATGAGTCTGAAATTATGCGTGTGGCCAAAGAATACGGTCTGCATGAAGCTTCGATAAAGGATTCTCTGGAAAATGACCACCTGCCTAAATACGAGCGTTTGCAGGAATACACATTTGTAATATTACGGGTATACGATCCGCAAGACAGTAAAGTAGCCGATACGGTAAAAGAACTGACCAATAAAATAGCCATTTTTATGGCTGATTCCCATATTATTACCATTCACAAAAATCCGTGGAAAGAAATTGAAAACATCAGTAATGGTGTGGTAAAAGAAGGGGTTTGTAAAAAAACGGAACATGTGCTGATAGAACTGATAAAAGCAGGCCTGAAGTCGTTTAACCAGCCGGCCGGGGAGCTGACCGATGAAATTGAGTTTTACGAAAAACAGGTGTTTCTGAAAAACCGCAAAGCTCCTATTTTAAAAGGGCTGTATTACCTGAAACGGAAGGCGGATGTTTTTCGCCGCCTGATGACCATGAGTTTTGATATGGTAGATAAAATAGATCCACCCAACCATTCCAATGTATACACCCGCGATTTACGCGATCTGCATATTAAGCAGCAGGCTATTTTCGATTCCCTCACCGAAAACACCAACCACCTGCTGAACATTTATTTCAATATTTCCTCCCAAAAAACGAACGAAACTATCCGTATTCTCACCATTTTCTCGGTGTTTTTCATGCCGCTCACCTTTATTGTGGGTATTTATGGCATGAATTTCAAGCATATGCCCGAATTGGATTGGGCCTGGGGCTATCCTGGTTCGCTGGTGCTGATGGGGGTTATTACGCTGTGTATTTATATCTGGTTCCGGCGTAGAAAGTGGTTATAA
- a CDS encoding glycoside hydrolase family 27 protein translates to MKKLISSLAAITLAVTVFAQGNNYVQNYTKYPGLAATPPMGWNSWNKFACNVSEALIKQMADAMVTTGMRDAGYTYINIDDCWHGDRDSLGFIHPDTKRFPSGMKALADYIHSKGLKLGIYSDAGSQTCGGRPGSRGYEFQDALTYASWGVDYLKYDWCNTEGLKAEGAYKTITAALRKAGRPIVLSICEWGNDTPWAWGQNVGHLWRTTGDIYNCFDCIEDHGTWKSFGVMAILDKQEGLRKYAGPGHWNDPDMLEVGNGMPANEDRAHFSMWCMLAAPLISGNDLKNMTPQTLAILTNKQALAINQDTLGIQGFKHTAKDSVDTWYKPLADGAWAVCFLNRSSKPVALNHNWTIVTDTLSHRDFNPTQEKYSVQNVWENKKATTTNTPLQAVVPAHDVLMLRLVKMK, encoded by the coding sequence ATGAAAAAACTGATTTCTTCACTGGCGGCCATCACGCTGGCAGTGACTGTTTTTGCACAGGGCAACAACTATGTACAAAATTATACCAAGTATCCTGGCCTGGCCGCTACCCCGCCTATGGGCTGGAACAGTTGGAACAAATTTGCCTGTAACGTAAGCGAAGCGCTGATTAAACAAATGGCCGATGCCATGGTTACCACAGGTATGCGCGACGCTGGCTACACTTACATCAATATCGACGACTGCTGGCATGGCGATAGGGATAGCCTGGGTTTTATTCATCCCGATACCAAACGTTTTCCTTCCGGCATGAAAGCCTTAGCCGATTACATCCATTCCAAAGGTCTGAAGCTGGGCATCTACTCCGATGCCGGTTCCCAAACCTGCGGTGGCCGGCCGGGTAGCCGTGGTTACGAGTTCCAGGATGCATTGACGTATGCTTCGTGGGGCGTAGATTATTTAAAATACGACTGGTGCAATACCGAAGGCTTAAAAGCAGAAGGCGCTTATAAAACCATCACTGCGGCCCTGCGCAAAGCAGGCCGCCCGATTGTTTTAAGCATCTGCGAATGGGGCAACGATACTCCGTGGGCCTGGGGCCAGAACGTAGGCCACCTGTGGCGCACCACCGGTGATATTTACAATTGCTTTGATTGCATAGAAGACCACGGCACCTGGAAATCGTTTGGCGTAATGGCCATTCTCGACAAACAGGAAGGCTTACGCAAGTACGCCGGCCCGGGCCATTGGAACGATCCCGATATGCTGGAAGTAGGCAATGGTATGCCCGCAAACGAAGACCGCGCACATTTCTCCATGTGGTGTATGCTGGCCGCCCCGCTGATTTCCGGCAACGATTTAAAAAACATGACCCCACAAACACTGGCTATCCTTACCAACAAACAGGCACTGGCTATCAACCAGGACACACTAGGCATACAAGGTTTTAAACACACCGCTAAAGACAGCGTGGATACCTGGTACAAACCATTGGCAGATGGTGCTTGGGCGGTTTGTTTTTTGAACAGAAGCAGCAAGCCGGTTGCGTTGAATCACAACTGGACCATTGTTACCGATACTTTATCACACAGGGACTTCAACCCCACCCAAGAGAAATATTCCGTACAAAACGTATGGGAAAACAAGAAGGCCACTACCACCAACACGCCATTACAGGCCGTAGTGCCAGCGCATGATGTGCTGATGCTGCGGTTGGTGAAAATGAAGTAG
- the bglX gene encoding beta-glucosidase BglX, whose amino-acid sequence MKKTALFILATAMAGLGMAQTKEPLPAYKNKNLPVATRVADLLKRMTVTEKAGQLNQLNGGAFTGPALNDAGQQAKMQMVREGKVGSMLNVIGSAETKAVQTIAVEQSRLGIPLLFGYDVIHGYKTIFPIPLAEACSWNLNQITANAGVAAKEASSAGITWTFAPMCDISNDPRWGRVMEGIGEDPWYGSLVSAARVKGLQAGLDNEHILACVKHFAGYGVVESGREYNYTDVSRVALWNKYLPPYKAAVDAGAASVMNGFNIFENVPVSASKYLVTDVLKKQWGFKGFLVSDWASFGEMITWGYAENEEDAALKAFKAGSMIDMESKVTFAHIPELVKQGKITERELDETVARILSIKFTLGLFDTPYKYNIDGREQSTLFTTAHRQEALRAAEGSIVLLKNNNQALPLQTSSKIALVGLYASSKEDMFDFWIAQGDYKQAVSLREGLEKAWGADKVSYAAGYQADGSANEALVNEAVTNAQAADVVVVNIGLSGKMAGEDRSLAAPEIPANQIALLKALKATGKKVVAVVSSGRPLVLTATEGLVDAIVYSWILGTESGNAIAHVLSGAYNPTAKTVMSFPYAIGQIPVYYNHYNTGRPKETDGMGNWYSRYRDIPREPLYPFGYGLSYTSYTYSNLQLSKTTKQKGASIQATITVANTGNYDGEEVVQLYLRDHAASLIRPVQELKGFQKIALKKGESKQITFTITDDLLHFYDATGAPVLEKGKFSVMVGGNSKDVQEATFELQ is encoded by the coding sequence ATGAAAAAAACAGCATTATTTATCCTGGCTACTGCTATGGCAGGGCTGGGTATGGCACAAACCAAAGAGCCGCTTCCGGCCTATAAAAATAAAAACCTTCCTGTAGCTACCCGTGTAGCAGATTTGCTCAAACGCATGACCGTTACCGAAAAAGCAGGTCAGCTGAACCAGTTGAATGGCGGCGCATTTACAGGCCCTGCTTTAAACGATGCTGGTCAGCAGGCCAAAATGCAGATGGTGCGTGAAGGCAAAGTGGGGTCTATGTTAAACGTAATAGGTTCTGCCGAAACCAAAGCTGTGCAAACCATTGCTGTAGAACAAAGCAGGCTGGGTATTCCCCTGTTGTTTGGTTATGATGTGATACATGGCTATAAAACAATTTTCCCGATACCATTGGCCGAAGCCTGTAGCTGGAACCTGAACCAGATAACCGCCAACGCAGGCGTGGCCGCTAAAGAAGCTTCTTCCGCAGGTATTACCTGGACGTTTGCACCTATGTGCGATATCAGCAACGATCCACGCTGGGGCCGTGTAATGGAAGGCATAGGGGAAGATCCCTGGTATGGGAGCTTAGTATCTGCCGCCCGGGTAAAAGGGTTACAGGCAGGTTTGGATAACGAGCATATATTGGCCTGTGTTAAGCACTTTGCCGGTTATGGCGTGGTAGAATCGGGCCGTGAGTATAACTACACCGATGTAAGCCGTGTGGCTTTATGGAACAAATACCTTCCACCTTATAAAGCCGCAGTAGATGCGGGGGCCGCCAGTGTAATGAACGGCTTTAATATTTTTGAAAACGTGCCGGTAAGCGCCAGCAAATACCTGGTAACCGATGTGCTGAAAAAACAATGGGGTTTTAAAGGTTTCCTGGTAAGTGACTGGGCATCGTTTGGCGAAATGATCACCTGGGGATATGCTGAGAATGAAGAAGACGCTGCCTTAAAAGCATTTAAAGCAGGTAGCATGATTGACATGGAATCGAAAGTCACCTTTGCCCATATCCCCGAACTGGTAAAGCAAGGCAAGATTACCGAAAGGGAACTGGACGAAACCGTTGCCCGCATTTTAAGTATCAAGTTTACCCTGGGCCTGTTCGATACGCCGTATAAATACAATATAGATGGCCGTGAACAATCTACTTTATTCACCACAGCACACAGACAGGAAGCGCTACGTGCAGCCGAAGGCAGCATTGTATTGCTTAAGAACAATAACCAGGCGCTGCCGCTGCAAACCAGCAGCAAAATAGCCCTGGTAGGTTTATACGCCAGCAGCAAAGAGGATATGTTTGACTTCTGGATTGCACAAGGTGATTACAAACAGGCAGTATCCTTACGCGAAGGTTTGGAAAAAGCATGGGGTGCGGATAAAGTAAGCTATGCCGCAGGCTACCAGGCCGATGGTAGTGCCAATGAAGCACTGGTGAATGAAGCAGTAACCAATGCACAGGCTGCTGATGTAGTAGTGGTAAACATTGGCCTGAGTGGTAAAATGGCCGGTGAAGACCGTTCCCTGGCCGCGCCTGAAATCCCCGCCAATCAAATTGCTTTATTGAAAGCCTTAAAAGCCACCGGTAAAAAAGTAGTTGCAGTTGTATCCTCCGGCCGGCCACTGGTATTAACCGCCACAGAAGGTTTGGTAGATGCCATTGTGTATAGCTGGATATTAGGCACAGAAAGCGGTAATGCCATTGCACATGTGTTATCAGGTGCTTATAACCCCACCGCCAAAACGGTGATGAGCTTTCCTTATGCCATAGGCCAGATACCGGTATATTACAATCATTACAACACCGGCCGTCCTAAAGAAACAGACGGCATGGGCAACTGGTATAGCCGTTACCGCGATATCCCCCGCGAGCCATTATATCCTTTCGGATATGGTTTAAGCTACACCAGCTATACTTATTCCAACCTGCAGCTAAGCAAAACTACCAAGCAAAAAGGCGCTTCTATACAGGCTACTATTACCGTAGCCAACACCGGCAACTACGATGGCGAAGAAGTGGTGCAATTATACCTGCGCGATCATGCCGCTTCGCTTATCCGCCCGGTACAGGAGCTAAAAGGCTTCCAGAAAATAGCCTTGAAAAAAGGCGAAAGCAAACAGATAACGTTCACTATTACAGATGACCTGCTCCACTTTTACGATGCCACTGGCGCACCAGTGCTGGAAAAAGGCAAGTTCTCTGTAATGGTAGGTGGCAACTCCAAAGACGTGCAGGAAGCCACATTTGAATTACAATAA
- a CDS encoding AGE family epimerase/isomerase — MRQLLTAYRQQMQHELTNILSYWINHTQDIVYGGFYGKIDNANYQHIHAPKGVVLNARILWTFSEAYHTTGYESYLEMADRAYQYLLHHFFDKEYGGVYWSVDYKGAPLDTKKQVYAQAFVVYGISAYYQCRPDKAVQEQAIALYKAIVQFSYDTVYGGYIEALTREWNPIADLRLSEKDANERKSMNTNLHVLEAFTTLYRIWQNDVLKQRIAELIRIFLQYITAEDYHLLLFFNDEWQPKSEIVSYGHDIEAAWLILEAAEVIGDNALLEEVKAWSVSITDAAAEGLDEDGGLWYEYDKATNHWMHEKHWWPQAEAMVGFFNAWQLTGNAKYLEQSVQTWEFTRNHILDKEGGEWFWGVKEDYSIMNGEDKAGFWKCPYHNGRACIELIRRINESLSHNSTLEN, encoded by the coding sequence ATGAGGCAATTGTTAACAGCCTACCGGCAACAAATGCAGCATGAGCTGACGAATATACTTTCTTATTGGATCAACCATACACAGGACATTGTGTATGGTGGGTTCTACGGAAAAATTGATAATGCCAATTATCAGCATATACACGCCCCTAAAGGGGTAGTATTAAATGCCCGTATCCTCTGGACCTTTTCCGAAGCGTATCATACCACTGGTTACGAGTCGTACCTGGAAATGGCCGACCGTGCTTATCAATACCTGTTGCATCATTTTTTTGATAAAGAATATGGTGGTGTATACTGGAGTGTTGATTATAAGGGCGCGCCGCTGGATACTAAAAAGCAGGTATATGCCCAGGCCTTTGTGGTGTATGGAATAAGCGCCTATTACCAATGCCGGCCCGATAAAGCCGTGCAGGAACAAGCCATTGCTTTGTATAAAGCTATTGTACAATTTAGTTACGATACGGTATATGGAGGATATATTGAAGCGCTTACCCGTGAATGGAATCCGATAGCTGATTTACGCCTGAGCGAAAAAGATGCAAACGAGCGTAAATCCATGAATACCAATCTGCATGTGCTGGAAGCGTTCACCACGCTGTACCGAATTTGGCAGAATGATGTATTAAAGCAGCGTATTGCCGAATTAATCCGTATTTTTTTGCAGTATATTACTGCGGAAGACTACCATTTATTGTTGTTTTTTAACGACGAATGGCAACCCAAATCAGAAATTGTTTCCTATGGTCATGATATAGAAGCGGCCTGGTTAATACTGGAAGCGGCGGAAGTCATTGGCGATAACGCGTTGCTGGAAGAAGTGAAAGCCTGGTCGGTAAGCATTACCGATGCTGCTGCGGAAGGACTGGATGAAGATGGTGGATTGTGGTATGAATATGATAAAGCTACTAACCACTGGATGCACGAAAAACACTGGTGGCCGCAGGCCGAAGCCATGGTAGGCTTTTTCAATGCCTGGCAGCTTACCGGCAATGCTAAATACCTGGAGCAATCTGTACAAACCTGGGAGTTTACCCGTAATCATATCTTAGATAAAGAAGGGGGCGAGTGGTTTTGGGGGGTGAAAGAAGATTACAGTATCATGAATGGGGAAGATAAAGCAGGTTTCTGGAAATGTCCTTATCACAATGGCCGGGCCTGTATAGAGCTGATCCGGCGTATCAACGAAAGCTTATCGCATAATAGTACATTGGAGAACTAA
- a CDS encoding glycoside hydrolase family 130 protein codes for MNFEKRLAALQQAYTELVNKPNSREAIGNGIYDRYEHPVLTAQHAPVFWKYDLNPQTNPYLLERFGINGAFNAGAIKLNNKYLMVARVEGVDRKSFFAVAESDNGIDGFRFWDRPIVMPETSDPDTNVYDMRVVQHEDGWIYGVFCTERRDKTAPATDLSAATAQCGIARTRDLKTWERLPDLKTPSPQQRNVVLHPEFVNGKYAFYTRPQDGFINTGSGGGIGFGLADDITNAVVKEEIVIDGRAYHTVYEAKNGLGPAPIKTDKGWLHLAHGVRNCAAGLRYVLYLFMTSLDDITKVTHKPAGHFMAPEGIERVGDVSNVLFSNGWIADEDGKVFIYYASSDTRMHVATSTIDKLVDYVIHTKEDGLRSATSVQTLNNLIHQNAPYIHQLKEASAV; via the coding sequence ATGAATTTTGAAAAAAGATTAGCGGCGCTTCAGCAGGCTTATACCGAGCTGGTAAACAAACCCAACAGTCGGGAAGCGATAGGTAATGGCATATACGACAGATATGAACATCCCGTGTTAACAGCGCAGCATGCGCCTGTTTTCTGGAAATATGATTTAAATCCCCAAACCAACCCTTACCTGTTAGAAAGGTTTGGTATTAATGGCGCTTTTAACGCAGGAGCCATTAAGCTGAATAACAAATACCTGATGGTGGCCAGGGTAGAAGGCGTGGATCGTAAATCGTTTTTTGCAGTAGCAGAAAGCGATAATGGTATAGATGGTTTCCGTTTCTGGGATCGCCCGATTGTGATGCCCGAAACCTCCGATCCCGATACCAATGTGTATGATATGCGTGTGGTGCAGCACGAAGATGGCTGGATATATGGAGTGTTCTGTACCGAGCGTCGCGATAAAACTGCGCCGGCTACTGATTTATCTGCCGCTACTGCACAGTGCGGTATTGCCCGCACCAGGGATTTGAAAACCTGGGAGCGCCTGCCCGATTTAAAAACACCTTCGCCACAACAACGCAACGTGGTGTTGCATCCGGAATTTGTAAATGGTAAGTATGCCTTTTATACCCGTCCGCAGGATGGATTTATCAACACCGGCAGCGGTGGTGGCATAGGCTTTGGCCTGGCCGATGATATTACCAACGCGGTAGTAAAGGAAGAAATAGTGATAGATGGCAGGGCTTATCACACAGTGTATGAAGCCAAAAACGGCTTAGGGCCTGCACCTATTAAAACCGATAAAGGTTGGTTGCACCTGGCACATGGCGTGCGCAACTGCGCTGCAGGGTTACGTTATGTATTGTACCTGTTTATGACCAGCCTGGACGATATCACCAAAGTTACTCATAAGCCTGCAGGCCATTTTATGGCACCGGAAGGGATAGAAAGAGTGGGGGATGTTTCCAACGTATTGTTCAGCAATGGCTGGATAGCCGATGAAGATGGCAAAGTATTTATCTACTACGCTTCTTCCGATACCCGCATGCACGTAGCTACTTCCACCATTGATAAACTGGTAGATTATGTGATCCATACCAAGGAAGATGGTTTACGTTCGGCCACATCCGTGCAAACGTTGAATAACTTAATACATCAGAACGCTCCCTACATCCACCAGTTAAAAGAAGCCAGCGCAGTATGA